In one window of Myotis daubentonii chromosome 13, mMyoDau2.1, whole genome shotgun sequence DNA:
- the IKZF5 gene encoding zinc finger protein Pegasus isoform X1, producing the protein MGEKKPEPLDFVKDFQEYLTQQTHHVNMISGSVSGDKEAEALQGAGTDGDQNGLDHPSVEVSLDENSGMLVDGFERTFDGKLKCRYCNYASKGTARLIEHIRIHTGEKPHRCHLCPFASAYERHLEAHMRSHTGEKPYKCELCSFRCSDRSNLSHHRRRKHKMVPIKGARSSLSSKKMWGVLQKKTSNLGYSRRALINLSPPSMVVQKPDYLNDFTHEIPNIQTDSYESMAKSTSTGGLPRDPQELLVDNPLNQLSTLAGQLSSLPPENQNPASPDVVPCPDEKPFLLQQPSAQAVVSAVAASIPQSASPTSPEPRPPQSQRNYSPVAGPSSEPSAHTSTPSIGNSQPSTPAPTLPAQDPQLLHHCQHCDMYFADNILYTIHMGCHGYENPFQCNICGCKCKNKYDFACHFARGQHNQH; encoded by the exons atgGGCGAGAAGAAGCCAGAGCCTCTGGACTTCGTGAAGGATTTCCAGGAGTACCTGACCCAGCAGACCCACCACGTGAACATGATCTCGGGATCAGTGAGCGGGGACAAGGAGGCAGAGGCTCTTCAGGGAG CTGGGACAGATGGCGATCAGAATGGACTTGACCACCCATCTGTTGAAGTTTCCCTGGATGAAAACTCAGGAATGTTAGTAGATGGCTTCGAAAGGACCTTCGATGGGAAGCTCAAGTGTCGTTATTGCAACTATGCCAGCAAAGGGACAGCCCGGCTTATCGAACACATCAGAATCCACACAG GTGAAAAACCTCATAGATGTCACTTATGTCCATTTGCCTCTGCTTACGAGCGTCACCTGGAAGCCCATATGCGTTCCCATACAGGAGAAAAACCATATAAATGTGAATTGTGTTCCTTCCGCTGCAGCGATCGAAGCAACCTGTCCCATCATCGACGGCGCAAGCATAAGATGGTGCCAATCAAAGGTGCGAGGTCTTCCTTAAGCAGCAAGAAAATGTGGGGCGTTTTACAGAAgaaaaccagcaacctgggctACAGCAGAAGAGCACTCATCAACTTAAGTCCGCCCTCCATGGTGGTTCAGAAGCCAGACTACCTTAACGATTTCACCCATGAAATCCCCAACATCCAGACGGACTCCTATGAAAGTATGGCGAAAAGCACCTCCACTGGGGGCCTACCCAGGGACCCCCAAGAACTCCTGGTCGACAACCCCCTCAATCAGCTCTCCACTCTCGCAGGGCAGTTGTCCAGCCTGCCCCCCGAAAACCAGAACCCCGCGTCCCCCGACGTCGTGCCCTGCCCGGACGAGAAGCCTTTCCTGCTGCAGCAGCCCTCGGCCCAGGCAGTGGTTTCTGCCGTGGCCGCAAGTATTCCTCAGAgcgcctcccccaccagccccgaGCCTCGGCCGCCCCAGAGCCAGAGGAACTACAGTCCCGTGGCAGGTCCCAGCAGCGAGCCCAGTGCCCACACGAGCACCCCGAGCATAGGAAACAGCCAGCCGAGCACGCCCGCACCGACCCTGCCGGCCCAGGACCCGCAGCTCCTGCACCACTGCCAGCACTGTGACATGTACTTTGCCGACAACATCCTCTACACCATTCACATGGGATGCCACGGGTATGAGAACCCTTTCCAGTGCAACATCTGCGGATGCAAATGCAAAAACAAGTACGACTTCGCCTGTCACTTTGCAAGAGGGCAGCATAACCAGCACTGA
- the PSTK gene encoding L-seryl-tRNA(Sec) kinase isoform X3, with protein MCTCGAGTCVYPLQWAPTGSGSEVSEQVDISRPKRLLKILWERCSLKNSTTASLTSRVQPSRWKSLRQELLKDLECFLRAVLHGDPLSAPPGGTEALWEALVTCLRGQALLPPAAEGPSHCRPTPAASRPLLLILDDNFYYRSMRYEVYQLARKYSLGFCQLFLDCPLETCVQRNSQRSGALPAETIRLMGAKMEEPNPEKNAWEHNSLMVRSPACSASASPELTGLLLAALENPVNCVEDNAEQKETDRIICSTNTLHQADQTLRRIVSETMKEAKGNRASVHNRKTSKCWGQPWPLNPSPATCTLECLQGHAIPTASRESPSSPSPGGSSAAVRNSSGTPPREET; from the exons ATGTGTACGTGTGGGGCAGGTACGTGTGTATATCCTCTACAGTGGGCTCCTACGGGGTCAGGTTCTGAAGTCAGcgagcaggtggacatctccagGCCAAAGAGACTCTTGAAAATCCTTTGGGAACGGTGTTCTCTCAAAAATTCCACCACAGCCAGTTTAACATCCAGAGTGCAG CCGTCCCGCTGGAAGTCGCTGCGCCAGGAGCTGCTGAAGGACCTGGAATGCTTCCTGCGTGCCGTCCTGCACGGGGACCCGCTGTCGGCGCCGCCCGGTGGGACGGAGGCCCTGTGGGAGGCGCTGGTCACCTGCCTGCGGGGccaggccctgctgcctcccGCCGCGGAGGGCCCGTCCCACTGCCGCCCGACCCCGGCCGCGTCCAGGCCTTTGCTTCTGATTTTAGATGACAACTTCTATTACCGAAGCATGAGATACGAGGTCTACCAGCTGGCTCGCAAGT ACTCGCTGGGGTTTTGCCAGCTCTTTCTAGATTGTCCTCTGGAGACCTGCGTGCAGAGGAATAGCCAGCGGTCAGGGGCGCTGCCCGCCGAGACCATCCGCCTGATGGGGGCGAAGATGGAGGAGCCCAACCCCGAGAAAAACGCCTGGGAGCACAACAGCCTCATGGTGCGGAGCCCCGCGTGCTCGGCCTCGGCCAG ccccgaGCTGACCGGCCTCCTGCTCGCTGCTCTGGAAAACCCCGTGAACTGTGTCGAGGACAACGCGGAGCAAAAG GAAACTGACAGAATTATTTGTTCAACCAACACGCTCCACCAAGCTGATCAGACGCTGCGAAGGATTGTCTCTGAGACAATGAAGGAAGCAAAAG GAAACAGGGCAAGCGTTCATAACAGGAAAACCAGCAAATGCTggggccagccctggcccctcaATCCCAGCCCAGCAACCTGCACACTAGAGTGTCTGCAGGGACATGCTATTCCTACGGCTTCCAGGGAAAGCCCTTCCAGcccatccccaggaggcagcagtgCTGCCGTGAGGAACTCAAGCGGCACCCCGCCCAGGGAAGAGACGTGA
- the PSTK gene encoding L-seryl-tRNA(Sec) kinase isoform X1 has product MEAGEDARAARGEGPRPLALCVLCGLPAAGKSTLARALAHRLRRERRWAVGVVAYDDVMPDAFLAEEDARPLPSRWKSLRQELLKDLECFLRAVLHGDPLSAPPGGTEALWEALVTCLRGQALLPPAAEGPSHCRPTPAASRPLLLILDDNFYYRSMRYEVYQLARKYSLGFCQLFLDCPLETCVQRNSQRSGALPAETIRLMGAKMEEPNPEKNAWEHNSLMVRSPACSASASPELTGLLLAALENPVNCVEDNAEQKETDRIICSTNTLHQADQTLRRIVSETMKEAKGNRASVHNRKTSKCWGQPWPLNPSPATCTLECLQGHAIPTASRESPSSPSPGGSSAAVRNSSGTPPREET; this is encoded by the exons ATGGAGGCCGGCGAGGACGCCCGGGCGGCGCGCGGCGAGGGCCCGCGGCCGCTGGCGCTCTGCGTGCTCTGCGGCCTGCCCGCCGCCGGCAAGTCCACCCTCGCGAGGGCCCTCGCCCACCGGCTGCGGCGGGAGCGGCGCTGGGCCGTCGGCGTCGTCGCCTACGATGACGTCATGCCGGACGCGTTCCTGGCGGAGGAGGACGCGCGGCCATTG CCGTCCCGCTGGAAGTCGCTGCGCCAGGAGCTGCTGAAGGACCTGGAATGCTTCCTGCGTGCCGTCCTGCACGGGGACCCGCTGTCGGCGCCGCCCGGTGGGACGGAGGCCCTGTGGGAGGCGCTGGTCACCTGCCTGCGGGGccaggccctgctgcctcccGCCGCGGAGGGCCCGTCCCACTGCCGCCCGACCCCGGCCGCGTCCAGGCCTTTGCTTCTGATTTTAGATGACAACTTCTATTACCGAAGCATGAGATACGAGGTCTACCAGCTGGCTCGCAAGT ACTCGCTGGGGTTTTGCCAGCTCTTTCTAGATTGTCCTCTGGAGACCTGCGTGCAGAGGAATAGCCAGCGGTCAGGGGCGCTGCCCGCCGAGACCATCCGCCTGATGGGGGCGAAGATGGAGGAGCCCAACCCCGAGAAAAACGCCTGGGAGCACAACAGCCTCATGGTGCGGAGCCCCGCGTGCTCGGCCTCGGCCAG ccccgaGCTGACCGGCCTCCTGCTCGCTGCTCTGGAAAACCCCGTGAACTGTGTCGAGGACAACGCGGAGCAAAAG GAAACTGACAGAATTATTTGTTCAACCAACACGCTCCACCAAGCTGATCAGACGCTGCGAAGGATTGTCTCTGAGACAATGAAGGAAGCAAAAG GAAACAGGGCAAGCGTTCATAACAGGAAAACCAGCAAATGCTggggccagccctggcccctcaATCCCAGCCCAGCAACCTGCACACTAGAGTGTCTGCAGGGACATGCTATTCCTACGGCTTCCAGGGAAAGCCCTTCCAGcccatccccaggaggcagcagtgCTGCCGTGAGGAACTCAAGCGGCACCCCGCCCAGGGAAGAGACGTGA
- the IKZF5 gene encoding zinc finger protein Pegasus isoform X2, whose translation MLVDGFERTFDGKLKCRYCNYASKGTARLIEHIRIHTGEKPHRCHLCPFASAYERHLEAHMRSHTGEKPYKCELCSFRCSDRSNLSHHRRRKHKMVPIKGARSSLSSKKMWGVLQKKTSNLGYSRRALINLSPPSMVVQKPDYLNDFTHEIPNIQTDSYESMAKSTSTGGLPRDPQELLVDNPLNQLSTLAGQLSSLPPENQNPASPDVVPCPDEKPFLLQQPSAQAVVSAVAASIPQSASPTSPEPRPPQSQRNYSPVAGPSSEPSAHTSTPSIGNSQPSTPAPTLPAQDPQLLHHCQHCDMYFADNILYTIHMGCHGYENPFQCNICGCKCKNKYDFACHFARGQHNQH comes from the exons ATGTTAGTAGATGGCTTCGAAAGGACCTTCGATGGGAAGCTCAAGTGTCGTTATTGCAACTATGCCAGCAAAGGGACAGCCCGGCTTATCGAACACATCAGAATCCACACAG GTGAAAAACCTCATAGATGTCACTTATGTCCATTTGCCTCTGCTTACGAGCGTCACCTGGAAGCCCATATGCGTTCCCATACAGGAGAAAAACCATATAAATGTGAATTGTGTTCCTTCCGCTGCAGCGATCGAAGCAACCTGTCCCATCATCGACGGCGCAAGCATAAGATGGTGCCAATCAAAGGTGCGAGGTCTTCCTTAAGCAGCAAGAAAATGTGGGGCGTTTTACAGAAgaaaaccagcaacctgggctACAGCAGAAGAGCACTCATCAACTTAAGTCCGCCCTCCATGGTGGTTCAGAAGCCAGACTACCTTAACGATTTCACCCATGAAATCCCCAACATCCAGACGGACTCCTATGAAAGTATGGCGAAAAGCACCTCCACTGGGGGCCTACCCAGGGACCCCCAAGAACTCCTGGTCGACAACCCCCTCAATCAGCTCTCCACTCTCGCAGGGCAGTTGTCCAGCCTGCCCCCCGAAAACCAGAACCCCGCGTCCCCCGACGTCGTGCCCTGCCCGGACGAGAAGCCTTTCCTGCTGCAGCAGCCCTCGGCCCAGGCAGTGGTTTCTGCCGTGGCCGCAAGTATTCCTCAGAgcgcctcccccaccagccccgaGCCTCGGCCGCCCCAGAGCCAGAGGAACTACAGTCCCGTGGCAGGTCCCAGCAGCGAGCCCAGTGCCCACACGAGCACCCCGAGCATAGGAAACAGCCAGCCGAGCACGCCCGCACCGACCCTGCCGGCCCAGGACCCGCAGCTCCTGCACCACTGCCAGCACTGTGACATGTACTTTGCCGACAACATCCTCTACACCATTCACATGGGATGCCACGGGTATGAGAACCCTTTCCAGTGCAACATCTGCGGATGCAAATGCAAAAACAAGTACGACTTCGCCTGTCACTTTGCAAGAGGGCAGCATAACCAGCACTGA
- the PSTK gene encoding L-seryl-tRNA(Sec) kinase isoform X2, producing MEAGEDARAARGEGPRPLALCVLCGLPAAGKSTLARALAHRLRRERRWAVGVVAYDDVMPDAFLAEEDARPLPSRWKSLRQELLKDLECFLRAVLHGDPLSAPPGGTEALWEALVTCLRGQALLPPAAEGPSHCRPTPAASRPLLLILDDNFYYRSMRYEVYQLARKYSLGFCQLFLDCPLETCVQRNSQRSGALPAETIRLMGAKMEEPNPEKNAWEHNSLMVRSPACSASASPELTGLLLAALENPVNCVEDNAEQKETDRIICSTNTLHQADQTLRRIVSETMKEAKDAHVRPPDLKLLAAALNQLRAELLRDLRLGHKAPLCSQALGIPDVVALFHDEKDSLVQKYFPKQH from the exons ATGGAGGCCGGCGAGGACGCCCGGGCGGCGCGCGGCGAGGGCCCGCGGCCGCTGGCGCTCTGCGTGCTCTGCGGCCTGCCCGCCGCCGGCAAGTCCACCCTCGCGAGGGCCCTCGCCCACCGGCTGCGGCGGGAGCGGCGCTGGGCCGTCGGCGTCGTCGCCTACGATGACGTCATGCCGGACGCGTTCCTGGCGGAGGAGGACGCGCGGCCATTG CCGTCCCGCTGGAAGTCGCTGCGCCAGGAGCTGCTGAAGGACCTGGAATGCTTCCTGCGTGCCGTCCTGCACGGGGACCCGCTGTCGGCGCCGCCCGGTGGGACGGAGGCCCTGTGGGAGGCGCTGGTCACCTGCCTGCGGGGccaggccctgctgcctcccGCCGCGGAGGGCCCGTCCCACTGCCGCCCGACCCCGGCCGCGTCCAGGCCTTTGCTTCTGATTTTAGATGACAACTTCTATTACCGAAGCATGAGATACGAGGTCTACCAGCTGGCTCGCAAGT ACTCGCTGGGGTTTTGCCAGCTCTTTCTAGATTGTCCTCTGGAGACCTGCGTGCAGAGGAATAGCCAGCGGTCAGGGGCGCTGCCCGCCGAGACCATCCGCCTGATGGGGGCGAAGATGGAGGAGCCCAACCCCGAGAAAAACGCCTGGGAGCACAACAGCCTCATGGTGCGGAGCCCCGCGTGCTCGGCCTCGGCCAG ccccgaGCTGACCGGCCTCCTGCTCGCTGCTCTGGAAAACCCCGTGAACTGTGTCGAGGACAACGCGGAGCAAAAG GAAACTGACAGAATTATTTGTTCAACCAACACGCTCCACCAAGCTGATCAGACGCTGCGAAGGATTGTCTCTGAGACAATGAAGGAAGCAAAAG ATGCGCATGTGCGGCCTCCCGACCTGAAGCTCCTGGCGGCGGCGCTGAACCAGCTCCGGGCAGAGCTGCTGCGGGACCTGAGGCTCGGCCACAAGGCACCCCTGTGCTCGCAGGCCCTGGGCATCCCCGACGTGGTTGCTCTTTTTCATGATGAGAAAGACAGCCTCGTGCAGAAGTACTTTCCAAAGCAGCATTAA
- the LOC132214474 gene encoding ATPase PAAT-like isoform X1, which yields METDAEDERSVRHLTLASSWDAACGALDRSLRVRGAQDSDWDELLAPPAPGRDLVILKRSQKSPDEKPCFLSLRCDPSGGEGVVSVGILSSARNMEVYLGEEYCGTSRGRSVGNVLDTSEHEKIILYKKCLKLESAAHACKIKLLSFGEKPCVFVSKVVVHVRPVPAKSPTSSPALGSRVDLERVHAMVEAMGSTLSPGAQQLMSMVRFQQQPCSLCPQRCLPLGEQLQAVLGSAASRRMLGLWASAPSGTCDRPTCAPVPPRAGLTPGRGTEDVTAPGEENARPPGRGNPAPLGEWDTAPQSHPLPGRDLQLAAASSLPKRPSDSPAAPAPELLPLLQDVCGQVRRLRGAQSAAWPGHVPTPSEGGLGGGMGEPPACSYLEKILCKNLELMERRLTDYLDERLRALQEHVDGKVALLAHLLQSPGSPPPGLPLTRYDSGDRLSNGER from the exons ATGGAGACCGACGCTGAGGACGAGCGATCGGTCAGGCACCTGACGCTGGCCTCTTCCTGGGATGCCGCGTGCGGGGCCCTGGACCGGAGCCTCCGTGTCCGCGGAGCCCAGGACTCGGACTGGGATGAGCTGCTGGCGCCGCCTGCCCCGGG CCGCGACCTGGTGATTCTGAAAAGGAGCCAGAAGAGCCCAGATGAAaagccctgcttcctctccctgcgCTGTGACCCCAGTGGAGGTGAAGGAGTCGTTTCTGTTGGCATTTTAAGTTCAGCAAGAAATATGGAAGTGTACTTAGGAGAGGAGTACTGTGGCACCAGTAGGGGCAGGAGTGTTGGTAATGTGCTGGATACCAG tgaacATGAAAAGATTATTTTGTACAAAAAATGTCTAAAATTGGAGTCCGCTGCACATGCTTGTAAAATAAAG TTGCTCTCCTTTGGTGAAAAGCCGTGTGTGTTCGTCAGTAAAGTTGTGGTGCACGTGCGACCCGTCCCAGCAAAGTCTCCCACAAGCTCTCCTGCTCTGGGGTCCAGGGTGGACCTCGAGAGGGTCCATGCCATGGTGGAGGCCATGGGGTCCACGCTGTCCCCTGGAGCTCAGCAGCTGATGAGTATGGTCAGATTCCAGCAGCAG CCCTGTTCCCTGTGCCCGCAGCGCTGCCTTCCCCTGGGGGAGCAGCTGCAGGCGGTTCTGGGGAGCGCTGCCTCCAGGCGGATGCTGGGCCTGTGGGCCTCCGCGCCCTCGGGAACCTGCGACAGGCCGACCTGCGCACCTGTGCCTCCCAGAGCCGGGCTGACTCCGGGACGCGGGACAGAAGACGTGACAGCTCCCGGGGAGGAGAACGCACGGCCCCCCGGGCGAGGGAACCCCGCACCCCTCGGAGAGTGGGACACTGCGCCCCAGAGCCATCCTCTCCCCGGGAGGGACCTTCAGCTCGCAGCGGCGTCTTCCTTACCAAAGAGGCCGAGCGACAGCCCCGCGGCCCCTGCCCCCgagctgctgcccctcctgcaggACGTGTGCGGGCAGGTGCGCCGGCTCCGTGGGGCTCAGAGCGCCGCGTGGCCGGGACACGTCCCCACGCCCAGCGAAGGCGGCCTTGGTGGCGG GATGGGAGAGCCGCCCGCCTGCTCCTACTTGGAAAAGATTCTGTGTAAGAACCTGGAGCTGATGGAGAGGAGGCTGACGGACTACCTGGACGAGCGGCTGCGCGCCCTGCAGGAGCACGTGGATGGCAAGGTGGCGCTGCTGGCGCACCTGCTGCAGAGCCCCGGCTCCCCGCCCCCGGGGCTGCCGCTCACACGCTATGACTCTGGAGACAGACTCTCCAACGGAGAGAGATAG
- the LOC132214474 gene encoding ATPase PAAT-like isoform X2 — METDAEDERSVRHLTLASSWDAACGALDRSLRVRGAQDSDWDELLAPPAPGRDLVILKRSQKSPDEKPCFLSLRCDPSGGEGVVSVGILSSARNMEVYLGEEYCGTSRGRSVGNVLDTSEHEKIILYKKCLKLESAAHACKIKLLSFGEKPCVFVSKVVVHVRPVPAKSPTSSPALGSRVDLERVHAMVEAMGSTLSPGAQQLMSMVRFQQQRCLPLGEQLQAVLGSAASRRMLGLWASAPSGTCDRPTCAPVPPRAGLTPGRGTEDVTAPGEENARPPGRGNPAPLGEWDTAPQSHPLPGRDLQLAAASSLPKRPSDSPAAPAPELLPLLQDVCGQVRRLRGAQSAAWPGHVPTPSEGGLGGGMGEPPACSYLEKILCKNLELMERRLTDYLDERLRALQEHVDGKVALLAHLLQSPGSPPPGLPLTRYDSGDRLSNGER; from the exons ATGGAGACCGACGCTGAGGACGAGCGATCGGTCAGGCACCTGACGCTGGCCTCTTCCTGGGATGCCGCGTGCGGGGCCCTGGACCGGAGCCTCCGTGTCCGCGGAGCCCAGGACTCGGACTGGGATGAGCTGCTGGCGCCGCCTGCCCCGGG CCGCGACCTGGTGATTCTGAAAAGGAGCCAGAAGAGCCCAGATGAAaagccctgcttcctctccctgcgCTGTGACCCCAGTGGAGGTGAAGGAGTCGTTTCTGTTGGCATTTTAAGTTCAGCAAGAAATATGGAAGTGTACTTAGGAGAGGAGTACTGTGGCACCAGTAGGGGCAGGAGTGTTGGTAATGTGCTGGATACCAG tgaacATGAAAAGATTATTTTGTACAAAAAATGTCTAAAATTGGAGTCCGCTGCACATGCTTGTAAAATAAAG TTGCTCTCCTTTGGTGAAAAGCCGTGTGTGTTCGTCAGTAAAGTTGTGGTGCACGTGCGACCCGTCCCAGCAAAGTCTCCCACAAGCTCTCCTGCTCTGGGGTCCAGGGTGGACCTCGAGAGGGTCCATGCCATGGTGGAGGCCATGGGGTCCACGCTGTCCCCTGGAGCTCAGCAGCTGATGAGTATGGTCAGATTCCAGCAGCAG CGCTGCCTTCCCCTGGGGGAGCAGCTGCAGGCGGTTCTGGGGAGCGCTGCCTCCAGGCGGATGCTGGGCCTGTGGGCCTCCGCGCCCTCGGGAACCTGCGACAGGCCGACCTGCGCACCTGTGCCTCCCAGAGCCGGGCTGACTCCGGGACGCGGGACAGAAGACGTGACAGCTCCCGGGGAGGAGAACGCACGGCCCCCCGGGCGAGGGAACCCCGCACCCCTCGGAGAGTGGGACACTGCGCCCCAGAGCCATCCTCTCCCCGGGAGGGACCTTCAGCTCGCAGCGGCGTCTTCCTTACCAAAGAGGCCGAGCGACAGCCCCGCGGCCCCTGCCCCCgagctgctgcccctcctgcaggACGTGTGCGGGCAGGTGCGCCGGCTCCGTGGGGCTCAGAGCGCCGCGTGGCCGGGACACGTCCCCACGCCCAGCGAAGGCGGCCTTGGTGGCGG GATGGGAGAGCCGCCCGCCTGCTCCTACTTGGAAAAGATTCTGTGTAAGAACCTGGAGCTGATGGAGAGGAGGCTGACGGACTACCTGGACGAGCGGCTGCGCGCCCTGCAGGAGCACGTGGATGGCAAGGTGGCGCTGCTGGCGCACCTGCTGCAGAGCCCCGGCTCCCCGCCCCCGGGGCTGCCGCTCACACGCTATGACTCTGGAGACAGACTCTCCAACGGAGAGAGATAG
- the LOC132214474 gene encoding ATPase PAAT-like isoform X3, with protein sequence MEVYLGEEYCGTSRGRSVGNVLDTSEHEKIILYKKCLKLESAAHACKIKLLSFGEKPCVFVSKVVVHVRPVPAKSPTSSPALGSRVDLERVHAMVEAMGSTLSPGAQQLMSMVRFQQQPCSLCPQRCLPLGEQLQAVLGSAASRRMLGLWASAPSGTCDRPTCAPVPPRAGLTPGRGTEDVTAPGEENARPPGRGNPAPLGEWDTAPQSHPLPGRDLQLAAASSLPKRPSDSPAAPAPELLPLLQDVCGQVRRLRGAQSAAWPGHVPTPSEGGLGGGMGEPPACSYLEKILCKNLELMERRLTDYLDERLRALQEHVDGKVALLAHLLQSPGSPPPGLPLTRYDSGDRLSNGER encoded by the exons ATGGAAGTGTACTTAGGAGAGGAGTACTGTGGCACCAGTAGGGGCAGGAGTGTTGGTAATGTGCTGGATACCAG tgaacATGAAAAGATTATTTTGTACAAAAAATGTCTAAAATTGGAGTCCGCTGCACATGCTTGTAAAATAAAG TTGCTCTCCTTTGGTGAAAAGCCGTGTGTGTTCGTCAGTAAAGTTGTGGTGCACGTGCGACCCGTCCCAGCAAAGTCTCCCACAAGCTCTCCTGCTCTGGGGTCCAGGGTGGACCTCGAGAGGGTCCATGCCATGGTGGAGGCCATGGGGTCCACGCTGTCCCCTGGAGCTCAGCAGCTGATGAGTATGGTCAGATTCCAGCAGCAG CCCTGTTCCCTGTGCCCGCAGCGCTGCCTTCCCCTGGGGGAGCAGCTGCAGGCGGTTCTGGGGAGCGCTGCCTCCAGGCGGATGCTGGGCCTGTGGGCCTCCGCGCCCTCGGGAACCTGCGACAGGCCGACCTGCGCACCTGTGCCTCCCAGAGCCGGGCTGACTCCGGGACGCGGGACAGAAGACGTGACAGCTCCCGGGGAGGAGAACGCACGGCCCCCCGGGCGAGGGAACCCCGCACCCCTCGGAGAGTGGGACACTGCGCCCCAGAGCCATCCTCTCCCCGGGAGGGACCTTCAGCTCGCAGCGGCGTCTTCCTTACCAAAGAGGCCGAGCGACAGCCCCGCGGCCCCTGCCCCCgagctgctgcccctcctgcaggACGTGTGCGGGCAGGTGCGCCGGCTCCGTGGGGCTCAGAGCGCCGCGTGGCCGGGACACGTCCCCACGCCCAGCGAAGGCGGCCTTGGTGGCGG GATGGGAGAGCCGCCCGCCTGCTCCTACTTGGAAAAGATTCTGTGTAAGAACCTGGAGCTGATGGAGAGGAGGCTGACGGACTACCTGGACGAGCGGCTGCGCGCCCTGCAGGAGCACGTGGATGGCAAGGTGGCGCTGCTGGCGCACCTGCTGCAGAGCCCCGGCTCCCCGCCCCCGGGGCTGCCGCTCACACGCTATGACTCTGGAGACAGACTCTCCAACGGAGAGAGATAG
- the LOC132214479 gene encoding protein FAM24A-like isoform X2 has protein sequence MFDIRIMTAIGVALLIAIVLLMFCVTSLLFKLTSILKDKIAAASSITASCYPGLQLYDECQLCNDSKSLPPGFCDVSEGL, from the exons ATGTTTGACATCAGGATCATGACGGCCATCGGGGTCGCCTTGCTAATTGCCATAGTCCTGCTGATGTTCTGTGTCACCAGCCTTCTGTTCAAACTGACCAGCATATTGAA GGACAAGATCGCCGCAGCCTCGTCCATCACCGCCAGCTGCTACCCTGGCCTCCAGCTCTACGACGAGTGTCAGCTGTGCAATGACTCCAAGTCCCTGCCGCCCGGCTTCTGCGACGTGAGCGAGGGGCTCTGA
- the LOC132214479 gene encoding protein FAM24A-like isoform X1, translating into MFDIRIMTAIGVALLIAIVLLMFCVTSLLFKLTSILKAPKLPMCLVLKSYPSMVTRDKIAAASSITASCYPGLQLYDECQLCNDSKSLPPGFCDVSEGL; encoded by the exons ATGTTTGACATCAGGATCATGACGGCCATCGGGGTCGCCTTGCTAATTGCCATAGTCCTGCTGATGTTCTGTGTCACCAGCCTTCTGTTCAAACTGACCAGCATATTGAA AGCTCCAAAGCTACCGATGTGTTTGGTCTTAAAAAGTTACCCGTCCATGGTCACCAGGGACAAGATCGCCGCAGCCTCGTCCATCACCGCCAGCTGCTACCCTGGCCTCCAGCTCTACGACGAGTGTCAGCTGTGCAATGACTCCAAGTCCCTGCCGCCCGGCTTCTGCGACGTGAGCGAGGGGCTCTGA